In Enoplosus armatus isolate fEnoArm2 chromosome 2, fEnoArm2.hap1, whole genome shotgun sequence, one DNA window encodes the following:
- the LOC139302974 gene encoding afadin- and alpha-actinin-binding protein B, whose protein sequence is MASRFGQRRVGRRPEHSDSYPRRDPSPVNELSHSASWWADREEHREQGDSLREQLKEMDDHVARLQDMLRCERAKCTRLQLRSNQQEAELRRREQHSNRLKERLSQLPDRHREKGPSIEVLNFPPGGRGKREQPMKSLRSTAKREEATLRLMLERREAELREAMKLRHSLTTLLHALRVDMEQTLSDVVDVQDDKRLDQAEVALGDHVTGGVVQSWRQVQRRLGDEGHTGVDTDHDKLLARLETELKESQQLVRLQQQLLQDSLASPVPSELADSYFLEEWERLQVRWAELDHQRRTFERERQSFTDAAIRLSHERRDFERQKASLLKQQYLCDSPLFGKGAPSNNRSESTALNFSSLGPTSISGCLPITPSSGAAAVSGLHQGRVRVQTPSTPELYSALNLSYSCRATEVDHQSETWDGRADGMVHTPQAPHLDWSF, encoded by the exons ATGGCTTCCAGGTTTGGCCAGAGGAGAGTTGGAAGACGCCCGGAGCACTCAG ACTCCTATCCGCGTAGGGATCCCAGCCCTGTGAATGAGCTCTCTCACAGCGCCTCCTGGTGGGCTGACAGGGAGGAGCACAGAGAGCAAGGAGACTCACTCAGG GAGCAACTAAAAGAAATGGATGACCACGTGGCCCGGCTTCAGGACATGCTGAGGTGTGAACGAGCCAAA TGCACTCGTCTGCAGCTGCGGAGTAACCAGCAGGAGGCAGAGCTGAGGCGTCGAGAGCAGCACAGCAACAGACTGAAAGAGCGACTGTCACAGCTgcctgacagacacagagagaaaggacCCT CCATAGAGGTGTTAAACTTTCCGCCTGGAGGTCGAGGCAAAAGAGAACAGCCGATGAAATCACTCAGGTCTACTGCAAA ACGAGAGGAGGCAACACTTCGTCTGATGCTGGAGCGCAGAGAAGCAGAGCTCAGAGAGGCGATGAAGCTGCGCCACAGCCTCACCACTTTACTTCATGCGCTCCGAGTCGACATGGAGCAG ACCCTGTCGGACGTGGTGGACGTTCAGGATGACAAAAGGCTGGATCAAGCTGAGGTAGCGCTCGGTGACCATGTAACGGGAGGTGTGGTTCAAAGTTGGAGGCAGGTGCAGAGGAGACTGGGTGATGAAG GCCACACAGGTGTTGACACAGACCACGACAAGCTCCTGGCTCGACTAGAGACTGAACTGAAGGAGAGTCAACAGCTTGTCAGGTTACAACAGCAACTGCTGCAG GACAGCCTTGCTTCACCTGTCCCCTCTGAACTGGCTGATTCCTACTTTTTGGAAGAGTGGGAACGTCTTCAGGTGCGCTGGGCAGAGCTCGATCACCAGAGGCGGACTTTTGAAAGGGAGAGGCAGTCCTTCACAGATGCTGCCATCCGACTAAGCCACGAG CGCCGTGATTTTGAGCGTCAGAAGGCCTCTCTCCTGAAGCAGCAGTATCTGTGTGACTCCCCTCTGTTTGGTAAGGGAGCACCAAGCAACAACAGGAGCGAGAGCACTGCTCTCA ATTTCTCAAGTTTGGGTCCCACCAGCATATCCGGTTGTCTTCCCATCACCCCATCTTCGGGGGCAGCTGCCGTTTCTGGATTACATCAGGGAAGAGTCAGAGTTCAAACCCCCAGCACTCCTGAGCTCTACTCTGCCCTCAATCTGTCATACAGCTGCAG agccacagaggtcGATCACCAGTCAGAGACATGGGATGGCCGAGCAGACGGGATGGTGCACACACCACAGGCTCCACACTTAGACTGGTCATTttaa
- the sgsh gene encoding N-sulphoglucosamine sulphohydrolase isoform X2 produces the protein MLLELFFLTLASCPIAESNRRHVLLIIADDAGFETEVYNNSVVHTPHLRSLAQRSLVFSNAFTSVSSCSPSRSTILTGLPQHQNGMYGLHQGVHHFNSFDGVQSLSLLLSQANVHTGIIGKKHVGPGSVYPFDFAYTEENSSVLQVGRNITRIKLLVRKFFQTHREEAFERRQKKEENKDNTKDEERPFFLYVAFHDTHRCGHSQPQYGAFCEKFGNGEMGMGRIPDWTPEYYTPEQVKVSPFVPDTPAARADLAAQYTTVSRLDQGIGLVLQELRDAGYENDTLVIYSSDNGIPFPNGRTNLYRSGTAEPMLVSSPEHRERWGDTSQAYVSLLGKRWIADITPTILDWFSVPYPAYSLPGSPATPVHLTGRSLLPALVTEPSSWHTVYASQSLHEVTMYYPTRSVHQGAYHLLHNLHYRMPFPIDQDLYVSPTFQDLLNRSRLSEPTHWFKSLEQYYYRDRWELFDSRTDPLETRNLVSDPAYSAVLESLRQSLQKWQWETGDPWVCGPDYVLEDKLEPHCRPLYNGL, from the exons ATGCTGCTCgagttgttttttctcactttggCGTCTTGTCCCATCGCGGAGTCAAACAGAAGACATGTCCTCTTGATAATTG CTGATGATGCAGGTTTTGAGACGGAGGTGTATAACAACTCTGTGGTCCACACCCCCCACCTGCGCTCTCTGGCCCAGCGAAGCCTGGTGTTCAGCAACGCCttcacctctgtcagcagctgctCCCCAAGCCGCTCCACCATCCTCACTGGCCTGCCGCAg CACCAGAACGGCATGTACGGGCTTCATCAGGGTGTTCACCACTTCAACTCGTTTGACGGAGTACAAAGTCTGTCGCTGCTCCTCAGCCAAGCCAACGTACACACAG GTATAATTGGGAAGAAGCATGTCGGTCCAGGATCTGTGTACCCTTTTGATTTTGCCTACACGGAGGAGAACAGCTCTGTCCTCCAGGTGGGGAGGAACATCACCCGCATCAAACTCTTGGTCCGCAAGTTTTTCCAGACCCATAGAGAGGAAGCCTTTGAACGAaggcaaaagaaagaagagaataaagacaacacaaaagACGAAGAGAGGCCGTTTTTCCTTTATGTTGCCTTTCACGACACCCATCGTTGTGGACACTCGCAGCCCCAGTATGGAGCCTTCTGTGAGAAGTTTGGGAATGGTGAAATGGGGATGGGTAGAATACCTGACTGGACACCAGAATATTACACACCAGAACAAGTGAAG GTTTCTCCTTTTGTGCCGGACACACCTGCAGCACGAGCTGACTTGGCCGCACAGTACACCACTGTTAGCAGACTGGATCAAG GTATCGGTTTGGTTCTTCAGGAGCTCAGGGACGCTGGTTATGAGAACGACACTCTGGTCATCTACAGCTCAGATAACGGCATCCCCTTCCCGAACGGCAGAACCAACCTGTATCGCTCTGGGACAGCGGAGCCCATGCTGGTGTCCTCTCCAGAGCACAGGGAGCGATGGGGAGACACCAGCCAGGCCTACGTCAGCCTGCTGGGTAAGAGATGGATCGCAG ACATCACTCCCACCATCCTGGACTGGTTCTCTGTTCCCTACCCGGCCTACAGTCTCCCCGGGAGCCCCGCCACCCCGGTCCACCTCACCGGTCGCTCCTTACTTCCTGCTCTAGTCACTGAGCCCAGCAGCTGGCACACAGTCTACGCCAGCCAGTCCCTCCACGAG GTAACCATGTACTACCCAACCCGCTCCGTCCATCAGGGGGCGTACCACCTTCTCCACAACCTACACTACCGCATGCCCTTCCCCATCGACCAGGACCTGTACGTGTCACCCACCTTCCAGGACCTGCTGAACCGCAGCAGGCTGAGTGAGCCCACACACTGGTTCAAAAGCCTGGAGCAGTATTACTACAGAGACCGCTGGGAGCTGTTCGACTCCAG GACAGACCCACTGGAAACGAGGAACCTGGTATCAGACCCGGCCTACAGCGCCGTGCTGGAGAGTCTGCGGCAAAGTCTGCAGAAGTGGCAGTGGGAGACGGGGGACCCCTGGGTCTGTGGACCTGACTACGTCCTGGAGGACAAACTAGAGCCGCACTGCAGACCACTCTACAATGGACTCTGA
- the LOC139292296 gene encoding guanine nucleotide-binding protein G(I)/G(S)/G(O) subunit gamma-10 yields MSNNNASNNLIIAQRAVKQLRLEASIRRIKVSQAAAELRNFCLQNASKDPLLVGVPSSDNPFRPPKSCSLF; encoded by the exons ATGTCCAACAACAATGCCAGCAACAACTTAATTATCGCTCAAAGGGCCGTGAAGCAGCTCCGGTTAGAGGCCAGTATCCGGAGGATCAAG GTGTCccaggctgctgctgagctgagaAACTTCTGTCTGCAAAATGCCTCCAAGGACCCTCTCCTGGTCGGGGTCCCCTCCAGTGATAATCCCTTCAGACCCCCCAAATCCTGCTCCCTGTTCTGA
- the npb gene encoding neuropeptide B, whose amino-acid sequence MERPVRFAVVCVAVSLLISCHPVEAWYKQSTGPSYYSVGRASGLLSGIRRSPYVRRSESEETLMDSGETAGNNVIPETNRQISILKSMAICVKDISPNLKSCELLRDGTGTFQCKADVFLTLDSLDCLSA is encoded by the exons ATGGAGAGGCCAGTTAGGTTTGCAGTGGTGTGCGTCGCAGTGTCTCTGCTCATCTCCTGCCATCCAGTCGAAGCCTGGTACAAGCAGTCGACCGGGCCCAGCTACTACTCGGTGGGTCGCGCCTCCGGTTTGCTGTCCGGCATCAGGAGGTCACCGTACGTCCGGAGGTCCGAGTCCGAAGAGACGCTGATGGACAGCGGAGAGACAGCAGGTAACAACGTGATTCCAGAGACTAACAGGCAGATCTCCATCCTCAAAAGCATG GCCATCTGCGTGAAGGACATCTCTCCAAACCTGAAGAGCTGCGAGCTGCTGCGGGACGGGACGGGCACCTTCCAGTGCAAGGCGGACGTCTTCCTCACCCTGGACTCCCTGGACTGCCTGTCCGCGTGA
- the sgsh gene encoding N-sulphoglucosamine sulphohydrolase isoform X1 has translation MLLELFFLTLASCPIAESNRRHVLLIIADDAGFETEVYNNSVVHTPHLRSLAQRSLVFSNAFTSVSSCSPSRSTILTGLPQHQNGMYGLHQGVHHFNSFDGVQSLSLLLSQANVHTGIIGKKHVGPGSVYPFDFAYTEENSSVLQVGRNITRIKLLVRKFFQTHREEAFERRQKKEENKDNTKDEERPFFLYVAFHDTHRCGHSQPQYGAFCEKFGNGEMGMGRIPDWTPEYYTPEQVKVSPFVPDTPAARADLAAQYTTVSRLDQGIGLVLQELRDAGYENDTLVIYSSDNGIPFPNGRTNLYRSGTAEPMLVSSPEHRERWGDTSQAYVSLLDITPTILDWFSVPYPAYSLPGSPATPVHLTGRSLLPALVTEPSSWHTVYASQSLHEVTMYYPTRSVHQGAYHLLHNLHYRMPFPIDQDLYVSPTFQDLLNRSRLSEPTHWFKSLEQYYYRDRWELFDSRTDPLETRNLVSDPAYSAVLESLRQSLQKWQWETGDPWVCGPDYVLEDKLEPHCRPLYNGL, from the exons ATGCTGCTCgagttgttttttctcactttggCGTCTTGTCCCATCGCGGAGTCAAACAGAAGACATGTCCTCTTGATAATTG CTGATGATGCAGGTTTTGAGACGGAGGTGTATAACAACTCTGTGGTCCACACCCCCCACCTGCGCTCTCTGGCCCAGCGAAGCCTGGTGTTCAGCAACGCCttcacctctgtcagcagctgctCCCCAAGCCGCTCCACCATCCTCACTGGCCTGCCGCAg CACCAGAACGGCATGTACGGGCTTCATCAGGGTGTTCACCACTTCAACTCGTTTGACGGAGTACAAAGTCTGTCGCTGCTCCTCAGCCAAGCCAACGTACACACAG GTATAATTGGGAAGAAGCATGTCGGTCCAGGATCTGTGTACCCTTTTGATTTTGCCTACACGGAGGAGAACAGCTCTGTCCTCCAGGTGGGGAGGAACATCACCCGCATCAAACTCTTGGTCCGCAAGTTTTTCCAGACCCATAGAGAGGAAGCCTTTGAACGAaggcaaaagaaagaagagaataaagacaacacaaaagACGAAGAGAGGCCGTTTTTCCTTTATGTTGCCTTTCACGACACCCATCGTTGTGGACACTCGCAGCCCCAGTATGGAGCCTTCTGTGAGAAGTTTGGGAATGGTGAAATGGGGATGGGTAGAATACCTGACTGGACACCAGAATATTACACACCAGAACAAGTGAAG GTTTCTCCTTTTGTGCCGGACACACCTGCAGCACGAGCTGACTTGGCCGCACAGTACACCACTGTTAGCAGACTGGATCAAG GTATCGGTTTGGTTCTTCAGGAGCTCAGGGACGCTGGTTATGAGAACGACACTCTGGTCATCTACAGCTCAGATAACGGCATCCCCTTCCCGAACGGCAGAACCAACCTGTATCGCTCTGGGACAGCGGAGCCCATGCTGGTGTCCTCTCCAGAGCACAGGGAGCGATGGGGAGACACCAGCCAGGCCTACGTCAGCCTGCTGG ACATCACTCCCACCATCCTGGACTGGTTCTCTGTTCCCTACCCGGCCTACAGTCTCCCCGGGAGCCCCGCCACCCCGGTCCACCTCACCGGTCGCTCCTTACTTCCTGCTCTAGTCACTGAGCCCAGCAGCTGGCACACAGTCTACGCCAGCCAGTCCCTCCACGAG GTAACCATGTACTACCCAACCCGCTCCGTCCATCAGGGGGCGTACCACCTTCTCCACAACCTACACTACCGCATGCCCTTCCCCATCGACCAGGACCTGTACGTGTCACCCACCTTCCAGGACCTGCTGAACCGCAGCAGGCTGAGTGAGCCCACACACTGGTTCAAAAGCCTGGAGCAGTATTACTACAGAGACCGCTGGGAGCTGTTCGACTCCAG GACAGACCCACTGGAAACGAGGAACCTGGTATCAGACCCGGCCTACAGCGCCGTGCTGGAGAGTCTGCGGCAAAGTCTGCAGAAGTGGCAGTGGGAGACGGGGGACCCCTGGGTCTGTGGACCTGACTACGTCCTGGAGGACAAACTAGAGCCGCACTGCAGACCACTCTACAATGGACTCTGA
- the LOC139302802 gene encoding uromodulin-like produces the protein MWSIMGVPGGLLLLLILQIFTGSTSGTLVSSCDSCHDEATCLESRERGDSFTSPALSCVCKHGFVGDGLTCYNTKLCGDSSCCSRGYHWSPDRGCVDTDECSLPDSPCMPLQVCQNTPGSFECLESSSSSRIGPLSQSVQFNCGHTACPSGMDCISNNGTLRCADPCEHYTVLDDDWRSTNNTSNPILHCDNVINWQGWYRLLLEQTSAHIPERCVGGNKCGTHATLWITEPHPTQLDVIVNRTVCSAWSSSCCYFNPHTIHVKLCYGNYYVYKLVKPSSCYLAYCAEVNKTNLGVSATTPDVTSELHRCSSDNNTGVEGQVRLANGGNSSCSGRVEIFHRGQWGTVCDDGWGLVNAQVVCRQLGCGRVLSAPQGARFGAGRGPIWLDDVMCTGSESKLTKCSHRGFGSHNCAHNEDAGVVCEAVSPVRLVNSDNRCSGRVEIFHRGQWGTVCDDGWDLKDANVVCRQLGCGTARSAPTNAAFGRGSGPIWLDDLSCFGNEPSITDCRHPGFGVHNCDHIEDASVVCEFQRPPLQLSQLICSRDKLHLGLDLAGLTSSGLNPFSGILAARNCSWVRVRNDVVWYEVRAMEGACGNTLRTNGTHAIYSNSLFIYPISNVSFILPVSLPFSCVYPLDTDTSLNVAVRPFLALEGGISSLGTKARASMSLFRNSNYTETYPAGPVILPVGSPLYVGVSVEEKDPGFVVVLEDCHASHSSNPDDPMRYFLIQNKCPTDRRQVSVTESGSSLQARFSALLFLLQDEYRDVFLHCSLSLCDRRSSSCVPPCTGRTYRSLSSSDPVKPLTIGPIIWDKSPE, from the exons ATGTGGTCCATAATGGGGGTGCCTGGGGGTTTGTTATTACTCCTAATTTTGCAGATTTTTACAGGAAGCACTTCAG GGACACTTGTCTCCAGCTGTGATTCATGTCATGATGAAGCCACCTGCCTGGAGTCACGAGAAAGAGGCGACTCTTTCACCAGCCCGGCGCTCTCTTGTGTCTGTAAACATGGCTTTGTGGGCGACGGTCTCACCTGTTACAATACAAAACTCTGCGGTGACTCTTCTTGCTGTAGCCGAGGTTATCACTGGTCACCGGACAGGGGCTGTGTGGACACTGACGAGTGCTCCCTCCCAGACTCGCCCTGCATGCCACTTCAGGTTTGCCAAAACACTCCAGGCTCCTTTGAATGCCTGGAgtcttcctccagctccagaATAGGGCCCCTCTCCCAGTCTGTCCAGTTCAACTGTGGACACACTGCTTGTCCTTCAGGCATGGACTGCATCAGTAACAATGGGACCCTCCGCTGTGCTGACCCCTGTGAGCACTACACTGTACTAGATGATGACTGGCGTTCAACGAATAACACATCGAATCCAATCCTGCACTGTGACAACGTTATCAACTGGCAAGGCTGGTATCGGCTGCTTCTGGAGCAAACCAGTGCTCATATTCCAGAGAGGTGTGTAGGTGGAAACAAGTGTGGAACCCATGCTACACTGTGGATAACAGAACCTCATCCCACACAGCTAGATGTAATAGTAAATCGCACTGTGTGTAGTGCCTggtccagcagctgctgctatTTTAACCCACACACCATCCATGTCAAGCTCTGCTATGGAAACTACTACGTCTACAAACTTGTGAAGCCATCCTCATGCTACCTTGCATACTGTGCAG aggtgaacaaaacaaaccttgGAGTTTCTGCAACCACACCTGATGTGACCTCAGAACTTCACCGCTGCTCAT cagacaacaacacaggagTTGAGGGGCAGGTCCGCCTGGCCAATGGAGGAAACAGCTCCTGCTCTGGCAGAGTAGAGATCTTCCACCGTGGACAGTGGGGGACGGTGTGTGACGATGGCTGGGGCCTGGTTAATGCTCAGGTGGTGTGCAGACAGCTGGGCTGTGGCAGGGTCCTGTCAGCGCCACAAGGTGCACGTTTTGGAGCAGGCAGAGGGCCCATCTGGTTGGATGATGTCATGTGCACAGGCAGCGAATCAAAGCTCACCAAGTGCAGTCACCGAGGGTTTGGATCTCACAACTGCGCTCACAATGAGGATGCTGGTGTCGTCTGTGAAG CTGTTTCACCAGTGAGGCTGGTCAACTCTGACAACCGCTGCTCTGGCAGGGTGGAGATCTTCCACCGTGGACAGTGGGGGACGGTGTGTGACGATGGCTGGGACCTGAAGGATGCCAATGTGGTGTGCAGACAGCTGGGCTGTGGCACTGCTCGTTCAGCACCAACAAATGCAGCTTTTGGACGGGGCAGTGGACCTATCTGGTTGGACGATCTCAGTTGCTTTGGAAATGAACCATCGATAACGGACTGCAGACATCCAGGGTTTGGGGTCCACAACTGTGATCACATTGAAGATGCTAGCGTTGTTTGTGAAT TCCAGCGGCCTCcactccagctctctcagctTATTTGTAGCCGTGATAAACTCCATTTAGGACTGGATTTGGCCGGCTTGACATCCTCTGGTTTGAACCCATTCTCTGGCATCCTGGCAGCCCGCAACTGTTCCTGGGTCAGAGTGCGTAATGATGTAGTGTGGTACGAAGTGCGGGCCATGGAAGGCGCTTGTGGAAACACACTGAGG ACCAACGGCACACATGCCATCTACTCCAATAGTTTATTTATCTACCCAATCAGCAATGTGTCCTTTATCCTTCCTGTGAGTCTTCCCTTCTCCTGTGTGTATCCCTTGGACACAGACACCAGCCTGAATGTGGCTGTCAGACCATTCCTGGC GCTGGAAGGTGGCATTTCTAGCTTGGGTACCAAAGCCAGAGCCTCCATGTCTCTGTTCCGCAACTCCAACTACACTGAGACTTATCCAGCAGGCCCGGTCATCCTGCCAGTGGGCTCACCGTTGTACGTGGGCgtctctgtggaggagaaagatCCAGGCTTTGTAGTTGTTCTGGAGGACTGCCACGCCAGTCACTCATCAAACCCTGACGATCCCATGCGATACTTTCTCATCCAGAACAA GTGTCCCACTGACCGCCGACAGGTGTCGGTGACTGAGAGCGGCTCGTCCCTACAAGCTCGTTTCTCTGCCCTGTTGTTCCTGCTCCAGGATGAATACCGAGATGTCTTCCTTCATTGCAGCCTTAGCCTGTGTGACCGAAGGAGCTCCTCCTGTGTTCCA CCTTGCACAGGAAGGACGTATCGCTCTCTTTCCAGCTCTGATCCTGTGAAGCCCCTTACCATTGGACCAATCATTT GGGACAAGTCGCCTGAGTGA
- the slc26a11 gene encoding sodium-independent sulfate anion transporter, with the protein MDRPLLGRVSARACCSYSMLKAWLPILSWLPRYKLKWLQMDVLAGLTVGLTTVPQALAYAEVAGLPVQYGLYSAFMGGFFYTLLGTSKDVTLGPTAIMSLLCFSVVGGQPHRAVLLSLLCGLIQAVMALLRLGFLLDFISFPVIKGFTCAAAVTIGFGQVKNILGLQGVPHEFFLEVYYTFYKIPEARVGDVVLGLLCLALLVMLLFMKTSLGPDDAPYSTYSRVARKLVWTVATMRNALVVVAASFVAFSWDAYGYHVFTVTGKTSQGLPPFRPPPTSDTTANGTVVSFGEIVEGFGGGLVVIPFMGLLESIAIAKAFASQNDYRIDANQELLAIGVSNIMGSFVSAYPVTGSFGRTAVNSQTGVCTPAGGIVTSVIVLLSLAFLMPAFCYIPKASLAAVIICAVAPMADYRVVAKMWRIRKLDLLPFVVTFLMSFWQVQYGIVGGVAVSGAMLLYNTARPQIKVSDHGVLVMELGSGLSFPATEYLSHVLHTQALQASPPRSVVLDCDHVSVIDYSVISELRDLLRQFKLREVRLVFSRLQPSVLEVLLAADLQGLRYTDSVEAALQMELGASSMTDIKTVQSQTGEEVFDGGQTQCSNNTDQ; encoded by the exons ATGGACCGGCCTCTGCTGGGGCGAGTGTCAGCCCGGGCCTGCTGCTCCTACAGCATGCTGAAGGCCTGGCTGCCCATCCTCTCCTGGCTGCCCAGGTACAAGCTGAAGTGGCTCCAGATGGACGTGCTCGCAGGCCTCACCGTCGGCCTGACGACTGTACCGCAGGCGCTGGCTTATGCTGAAGTAGCCGGCCTTCCTGTGCAG TACGGACTCTACTCTGCCTTCATGGGGGGGTTCTTCTACACCCTCCTGGGGACCTCTAAGGATGTGACACTGGGTCCCACGGCCATCATGTCCCTCCTGTGTTTCTCCGTGGTGGGGGGGCAGCCGCATCGAGCCGTGCTGCTCAGCCTCCTCTGTGGACTCATCCAGGCTGTAATGGCATTACTGAGATTAG GTTTCCTGCTGGACTTCATCTCTTTCCCTGTAATAAAAGGCTTcacttgtgctgctgcagtaacCATTGGCTTTGGCCAGGTCAAG AATATTCTGGGACTCCAGGGCGTTCCCCACGAGTTCTTCCTGGAGGTTTACTACACCTTCTACAAGATCCCAGAAGCCAGGGTTGGTGATGTGGTACTGGGTCTGCTTTGTCTCGCTCTGCTggtcatgttgttgtttatgaaGACGAGTCTGGGCCCTGACGACGCTCCCTACTCCACCTACTCCAGAGTCGCAAGGAAACTAGTGTGGACCGTTGCTACCA TGCGTAACGCTCTGGTGGTCGTGGCTGCATCCTTCGTAGCATTTTCCTGGGATGCTTACGGTTATCACGTGTTTACAGTCACTGGGAAAACCTCCCAGGGGCTCCCGCCGTTCAGGCCTCCGCCCACCTCAGACACCACAGCCAACGGCACCGTCGTCTCCTTTGGAGAGATTGTAGAG ggCTTTGGAGGAGGGCTTGTTGTGATTCCCTTCATGGGTCTGTTGGAGAGCATTGCTATTGCTAAAGCTTTTG CCAGTCAGAATGACTACAGAATTGATGCCAACCAGGAGCTGCTGGCTATTGGTGTGAGCAACATCATGGGCTCCTTTGTGTCAGCCTACCCTGTCACTGGCAGCTTtgggag GACAGCAGTGAACTCCCAGACTGGTGTTTGCACTCCAGCTGGAGGGATCGTCACCA gtgTGATAGTGTTGCTTTCCCTGGCGTTCCTCATGCCGGCCTTCTGCTACATCCCCAAAGCTTCTCTAGCTGCTGTTATCATCTGTGCGGTAGCTCCCATGGCGGATTACCGTGTTGTGGCGAAGATGTGGAGGATACGCA AGCTGGACCTGCTGCCTTTTGTTGTGACCTTCCTGATGAGTTTCTGGCAGGTGCAGTACGGCATCGTAGGAGGTGTAGCTGTATCTGGAGCCATGCTGCTGTACAACACGGCGAGACCCCAGATAAAG GTGTCTGATCACGGTGTGCTGGTGATGGAGTTGGGCAGTGGACTCAGCTTTCCCGCCACTGAGTATCTCAGCCACGTCTTACACACTCAGGCTCTGCAGG CGTCTCCTCCGCGGTCGGTGGTCCTGGATTGCGATCATGTCAGCGTCATAGATTACTCAGTGATCAGCGAGCTCAGGGACCTGCTGAGGCAGTTCAAACTACGAGAAGTTCGACTGGTCTTTTCCAGATTGCAG CCCTCTGTGCTGGAGGTTCTCCTCGCAGCTGATCTGCAGGGCCTCAGGTATACAGACAGCGTGGAGGCAGCTCTGCAGATGGAGTTGGGAGCCTCCTCAATGACAGACATaaaaactgtccaatcacagaCTGGGGAGGAGGTGTTTGACGGTGGACAGACGCAATGTAGCAACAACACTGATCAGTGA